In Legionella spiritensis, the following proteins share a genomic window:
- a CDS encoding SDR family NAD(P)-dependent oxidoreductase has product MSKPVTLITGTRKGIGKYLAEHYVANGHLVIGCSRSPVDWSMDNYHHFLADVSDEKSVKELFGFIRKKFQKLDNLINNAGIASMNHVMLTPLKTVNDILNTNVIGTFLFCREAAKLMSNRRYGRIVNFTTVATPLKLEGEAIYAASKAAILSLTEVMAREFASLNITVNSIGPTPIDTDLIRSVPEEKMNRLIARQAIVRKGTSEDVANVTDFFLLKQSDFVTGQNIYLGGV; this is encoded by the coding sequence ATGTCTAAACCAGTAACATTAATCACAGGAACAAGAAAGGGTATAGGGAAGTACTTGGCAGAACATTATGTTGCCAATGGGCATTTAGTGATTGGCTGTAGCCGCTCACCTGTGGATTGGTCTATGGATAATTATCATCATTTTTTAGCGGATGTCTCTGATGAGAAATCTGTTAAAGAGTTATTTGGTTTTATACGGAAAAAATTTCAAAAATTAGATAATTTGATTAATAACGCGGGCATTGCCTCAATGAACCATGTCATGTTGACACCACTTAAAACTGTTAATGACATCTTGAATACTAATGTAATCGGTACATTTTTATTTTGTAGAGAGGCTGCAAAATTAATGTCGAATAGACGTTATGGCCGTATCGTAAATTTCACCACCGTGGCAACACCATTAAAGCTTGAAGGGGAGGCGATTTATGCTGCTTCCAAAGCAGCAATATTATCGTTGACGGAAGTTATGGCGAGAGAGTTTGCCTCTTTGAATATCACGGTTAATTCAATAGGTCCCACTCCAATTGATACGGATTTAATTCGATCTGTACCAGAAGAAAAGATGAATCGATTAATTGCTCGTCAAGCTATTGTTCGAAAGGGGACTTCTGAGGATGTGGCTAATGTTACGGATTTCTTTTTGCTAAAACAGAGTGATTTTGTAACTGGTCAGAATATTTATTTAGGTGGGGTCTAG
- a CDS encoding HAD family hydrolase, whose amino-acid sequence MFVRNESGLKLALFDIDETLLSFNSMRSFISFFFTHYYGDFLGLKKLEDYQLKINGMINSYSREVMNKFYYENYAGIDKSVLDEISKKWFEINVENNEEAFNRSILNLLEKHKRSRFKIVLVSGGFFATVNHLAKHLSIDDYLYVTPTVVGGVLTGEIEGVQTIGSGKSRAVLEYFQNDEIDWGMSYAYGDHISDLPMLSLVGNPVAVGTNPQLLEIAREKKWKTIL is encoded by the coding sequence ATGTTTGTTAGAAATGAATCAGGATTGAAGTTGGCTTTATTTGATATTGATGAGACTTTGCTGTCGTTTAACTCAATGCGTAGTTTTATCAGTTTCTTTTTTACTCACTATTATGGCGATTTTCTCGGCTTAAAAAAACTGGAGGATTATCAGTTAAAAATTAACGGAATGATTAATAGTTATTCGCGCGAGGTAATGAATAAATTTTATTATGAGAACTATGCTGGCATAGACAAATCCGTTTTAGATGAAATTAGTAAAAAATGGTTTGAAATCAACGTAGAAAATAATGAAGAGGCATTTAATCGTTCTATTTTGAATCTTCTTGAAAAACACAAAAGATCGCGTTTCAAGATAGTCCTTGTATCTGGAGGTTTTTTTGCAACAGTCAATCATTTAGCAAAACATTTAAGTATTGATGATTATCTATATGTTACTCCTACTGTTGTTGGAGGGGTTTTGACTGGTGAGATAGAGGGGGTTCAAACGATTGGTTCAGGAAAATCCAGAGCGGTTCTTGAGTATTTTCAAAATGATGAGATTGACTGGGGAATGTCTTATGCCTATGGCGATCATATATCTGATTTGCCTATGTTAAGTCTTGTTGGAAACCCTGTAGCTGTTGGAACAAATCCGCAGTTACTGGAAATTGCTAGAGAAAAAAAATGGAAAACCATTCTTTAA
- a CDS encoding YciI family protein, whose amino-acid sequence MYLLQVHFHGEESILSSYVVEHTKWVKNAILDKLFILAGQKIEGKGGVILVVDMPESQLNELISQDPFVKKGLASYTSCRFEPALYQDVLLNFISG is encoded by the coding sequence ATGTATTTGCTGCAAGTCCATTTTCATGGAGAAGAGTCAATTCTAAGTAGTTATGTTGTAGAGCATACCAAATGGGTCAAAAATGCCATTTTGGATAAGTTATTTATTCTTGCTGGTCAAAAAATTGAAGGTAAGGGAGGTGTTATTTTAGTGGTTGATATGCCTGAATCTCAATTAAATGAACTCATTTCTCAAGATCCTTTTGTAAAAAAAGGCTTGGCATCTTATACGAGTTGCCGTTTTGAACCGGCATTGTATCAGGATGTATTACTAAATTTTATATCAGGTTGA
- a CDS encoding MFS transporter — MNKNSNEKFIKFLMTLVVLIDFMGVAIVVVLFPHIFLDQESLLFSSAWEHADKLIALGACLAVYPLGQFFGSSIFGKLSDYYGRKTILGWTLLGTLSGFVLSAVSIEIGSFILLFMSRLLTGLCAGNVAVAQASLADISTDETKAKNLSLAQMAMGSAYVIGPVIGAFLADSTVVSWFNPSIPFIFFSGILCVELMLLVLYYKDTSPANNRIKLNFFEGIQQISSALTDKKTGGVFTVWFLFVAGWWLFESFMPSFIFEKFNFNTSDIGILLGFNGALYASFQYLVIQKIASKISPIKMVIFATPVSGLAIISIAFAMNIFQLYSAMIVFVLSMGFCIPGLITSISNMVKTEDQGQIMGMIGSIQALATVIVMLSGGYIHGFNMNTTIVGGGILVLFSWFIFAILSMNKTAKKEEVKAFN; from the coding sequence ATGAATAAAAATTCAAATGAGAAATTCATCAAATTTTTGATGACGCTGGTAGTGTTAATCGATTTTATGGGGGTTGCAATAGTTGTTGTCTTATTTCCTCATATTTTCCTGGATCAAGAGTCATTACTTTTTTCATCGGCATGGGAGCATGCAGATAAGCTGATTGCTCTCGGCGCCTGTTTGGCTGTTTATCCATTGGGTCAATTTTTTGGTTCATCAATTTTTGGGAAGTTGTCCGATTATTATGGCAGAAAAACCATTTTAGGATGGACTTTACTGGGTACTTTGTCAGGTTTCGTATTGTCAGCGGTATCAATTGAAATTGGATCATTTATATTGCTTTTTATGAGTAGATTGCTCACGGGTTTATGTGCAGGAAATGTAGCTGTAGCCCAAGCGAGTCTCGCTGATATATCTACTGATGAAACGAAAGCAAAAAATTTATCTTTGGCTCAGATGGCGATGGGCTCTGCCTATGTGATTGGACCTGTTATTGGGGCATTCCTGGCCGACTCAACTGTAGTAAGTTGGTTTAATCCATCTATTCCATTTATCTTTTTTTCTGGAATTTTATGTGTGGAATTGATGTTGCTTGTTCTTTATTACAAAGATACCAGTCCTGCTAACAATAGAATTAAACTTAATTTTTTTGAAGGAATTCAACAAATTTCTTCTGCTTTGACGGATAAAAAAACGGGTGGTGTCTTTACGGTTTGGTTTTTATTTGTAGCAGGCTGGTGGCTTTTTGAGTCTTTCATGCCTTCCTTTATATTTGAAAAATTTAATTTCAATACATCTGATATTGGTATTTTGCTGGGCTTTAATGGCGCTCTGTATGCTTCATTCCAATATCTGGTTATCCAAAAAATTGCGAGCAAAATAAGTCCAATTAAAATGGTGATTTTTGCAACACCAGTTTCAGGTTTGGCTATTATTTCCATTGCATTCGCTATGAATATATTTCAGCTATACAGTGCCATGATTGTTTTTGTTCTTTCAATGGGCTTTTGTATTCCTGGTTTAATCACCTCAATTTCTAATATGGTAAAAACTGAAGATCAAGGGCAAATCATGGGAATGATTGGTTCTATTCAAGCCTTAGCCACAGTAATTGTTATGTTATCTGGAGGCTATATTCATGGTTTTAATATGAATACAACCATAGTCGGCGGGGGGATTCTGGTGCTGTTTAGCTGGTTCATTTTCGCAATCTTATCCATGAATAAAACTGCAAAAAAAGAAGAAGTAAAGGCATTTAATTAA